The DNA region TAAATTCGCAAAAGCCGCCAATCTCTTGATGTTTTTCGTTTGGTCCATTAAGTTGTAAATTACAGAGTGTTGAAAAAGGAAGTCAACGAATAGAAAATTCGTTACATAACGCAGTTTTTCTTTGGTCAGTAAGCGTGGTGTTGCTCTGTATCAAGATAACGTCAGACACACGTCTATAGTAGAGAAGATGTTGAAAATCGATTACAAGAGTTTTCTCCAATAGAGACAAAGTTCCGGAAAACTGATGGATTTCTTTTTCCCCAACCTATAATCTGAAATGAGGATTGATTTTCTTGGACCAATCTTCATTGCAAATTGTACTGAACCCAAGAGATACTCACTTTAACAACTTCCTCAACCGCATTGTCCACATTGCTCCCTTGGCCGTTAGCCTCGGATTTAATGCAGAGCAACTCTATATATTTGTGTTTCAATATGGCATAGGTGAATTTCCTCATATCGAACGCCTGCAGGGCCTCCAGGGGCTGAATAAACTCCAGGACGTCGTCCCATTGTCCGTCGAGGATCAGCTGCCGCAAAAATAGCACGTCGTCCGAGTAGTTGCCGTTTATCACGCCAGTCTCCCTTTCGAGACTGAGCTGGGAGATGTGGAGTTCGCGATTATGAAGAAATTCCAGTGACAGTCTCACCACGTCCTCCTCCCGCAGAGTCAGCCTCGCCGAGGGCATAACGTAGCGGATTTTCAATCTGCAAAAAAAATGAGATAAGACCGAGGATTTATTCGCCAAAATGAGTTCAAGTTCCTTCAGATCAGTCGATGCTTGGTTTGAATCGTAAAACTGGGGTGTATTTGCATCCCGACAGGGGTTCAAAAAATGCATTATTGAGTAGACTACGAAAATTTGAGGGATTAATAATTTGCGCTGAAATCCTCCGATGGCACATTTTGGCTATAGAATTCCCTTCAGTCCAAAGGAACTTCCCTACTGCAGACACTGCAGAGTTAATTCGAAAGGTACCACTTTTAATTTttacaataaaaatttttctaaATGTTGTTCATTATTATGTAGACAAAAATATAACCTATTTTCAACTTCGGCCCTAACATTTTGGTAAACTGAATTTTCCGGCATGCTGTGTGTAtcatttctttttcaatttttctacatCTGGATGCTGTATCTTgcaaacatttttgaaaaggcGATCGAATAAACTTCAAAACAAGATGTCACTCGAGCCCCTCCCCATTTAAGATTTCTGCTAAGGAGgtctttttctagaaaatctttaccattttcaattttaccGTTATGTAGTATTATAACATTGTTTGGTGTTTAGACCTAGTAAATTCCAACAAATACTTCAAACATGtcgaaagtttcaagaaaaacaaaacaatttttaGCCTCTTGAATTCAGTAGAACATACTCAAAACTAATTTCCCTTCAAGGTCTTGATAATCAGAAATTCAGCAAAAACTATTGCAAAGTTCTCTTATATCTCTCTATCCAGGCCCGGAtttaggggggggcaagcggggcgcttgccccgggcgccagcctaagggggcgccaaaatcaaccagaggttaaaatttttttacttttgattttctcggaaaaaattaatttcctagtgctaaaatggaaactgtagaatggaaacatgataaaccatcactatgcctaaaatctttaaaatcaatgagggataaattaactgcatattattcagtcatctacgaatgaccgccacacttgggtgaaataggttgaaagatctgatatgtttacactgcgtcgcaagcagtaatttctttgcctggggaattgccgactcatcgccttctcatctggaactaagggccaaaatttccgattttctatagaccataacataaaaactaatcctttcagcataattctgtttgcatattcgtaatctatgccttagtgaaacaccaattttggtgaaaatcggtaagatcgaaattttttcaaattttctatagatgtaccgagtttttcaccataatttgagcgcccctttaactttgttactaagagaggtacaaaaaaatgttttatacaaaagtttcacgaaattgagttttttttaaatgttttcacaaaatgaaatacagTACAATCGCTTTAATATGAACACAAAAAATTCCGGCTTGTTCATATTATAGGAACTGTTCATATTTCTGAAGgtcaagaaaaataatttttttacaggttctttAGGTTTTTTTCTTACTGAGTACAAAAATATCGATGATAATTATACATAAAAAGTCTacagatattcaaaaaataataaattaaagtTAATTATAATGACTTATCTTTTGTGGAGAAAAATGATGTTATTTTAGACTGAGTCTTCTTCTATTTTGATAAAACCGCTTTTTCATGTATGTTTTTCAGGGTAAGTATCTCAATCAAACTAACGATAAATCGTGAAAACAAATTCATTCCTTGGAATAAAATAGACAAGTTACAACAAGTTCATACTAGTGAGATTCTACTTTGTTCATATTACAGAGTAGTccatacaaaaatttttgtgttcatATTACGGAGTGGTTCATATGATCGCGTGTTCATATTAACGCGATTGTACGGTATATACAAAGTGGGcggttttctgaagaatatttttggtctccgatcaaaaccgaattcattctgtacactaattcgagggcgtagaacaccaATATGCatacagatattttaaaaaaaaattacttttcaagttataatcgatggaaaatcggaaattttggaccttcgcggaaaaattcttaaaatctgaaccgttcgaaatagatgaatgaaatgtggatttttatatttgcaaaggaccaattcatcaccaaaaaaacagcatatgactagtgccttttttctagctgctacagctcctcaaagttgaccaatatttccgaaattttgcactaaaagtgatttattcctcaaaatactgatcctccaaaaatctaattgcatattcgtgatctaccttgaattaatatgttaaatgatccgggtcgatatatgtagtaaaaaaaattaatttttgttctgaataatttcgttcatgaagcgcgggtaaaaacgatagacgatggcgggttgcaaacgacattcttgtaaatacaaactttttaatttttttttatttatgcaatttttgggagtattttgggaaaagaataacttttaatgaaacaatgagaaaaaatatgttttgatggaacaatgggaaaaaaatatgagtgatttttttccgaaagtactcatcttaggaaaaatctaattgcatattcgtaatctatacgacctcgaactagtgaaaaaaataactcgggttgaaagtgatgacgaatatgcaattagatttttcctacgaaccttagagggggggggggcatcatgaatatttgccccggacagaaaaaatcgtagatccgggcctgtctCTATCAAACAACAAGTAACGcgctcaaaaaaattcgtcgtcaagtaggatgtggagcaataatgaaaataagatCGCAGAATTTCCTCAAACCTCTGttcaggttttatctcaagtggctggagtatccgttggtaTATGCCAATATGCCACGCGATTTTGAATAAAAGATATCAATTTGTTTCcacataaagattgacatgttatcagaaaattgaaaaggttGATTAGCTacccttgtagcatccaaaaaaaTGGAGTTGAGTATGCATCAATCAAAGACAAAatgtgggacctattttcttttatggaactttaacagtaggatgttatgaaggagaaagcatcattcatgcctttttatagccaAATTGAATTTTGGtaaattgtccaatagttattttcatgtcattcagttctttagtttagtcatggattttcagtaatgaacaaatcaattcaatatttatagagaattgaTAAACATATTGAAATTCTTAAATACgattgcaccgacttatttaagacaggattaacgttaattcggtgattgctatggtaactgccatagaaatcagagaaataatcaaGTAATCTTGCCTTAAATAAGTCCGTGCACACGGCTGTTACTGTAATATATCCATATTATTGAAATGGGTAGAatcttttcacaaaaaaaaaaacaataccaCGATCCATTCAAGATATTTATGTAccgagaatttttctaacctCCTCatattgtttggattcttgtgacctgactcaatgaaagaaatgctttccGCACGTAGGGTGTAATTTACAGGTAACTTCTCCTAAAAAATGCCTTtccactttccatacaaaataacgatatataggttaatgtcatcattgtttacgtTTTGGGAAGATTATGTAATTCAAGATAAGACATACGTTCCCCCACCGAACataaacaaaatcaaaattcctacttgacgacgaatttttttagtTAGTTGTCGTTTGAATTTCGTTCACTCACGAAAGAATAGTACACAATGGGAATTTCTGTAATAGAAAGTTCTTTTTCTTGATGTTAATTCTTGCAATAGATTGCATtataaaatcccaaaaatgcTGAAAGAAAATAGAACCATAATTCCTCCATTAGAGTTACAGATTATTGTGAATAAGGAATATGAAATAACTCACACATTGTATTCAGATACATCGCCCATTTTCACTGACAACATGAaaaactttcataataaaacactaatttttccaattatctacTTAAACTCCAAATTCAGGGAATACTTAAACACAAAATTCAATTGGTTACTCCCATCTCCCAgaatttttttcctttgaaCTGCTTAATAGCAACATAATAACAAGTCGAAGTCTATGCAGAACATAATAGATGCAATGCAATCGTTTAACGGAACATCCCATTGTTAAAATGATTTAAAAATTAGGTACGCATACACTAGTATCCAGAATGTTTGGGCTGAatcatataaataaatttttcgggAATATTCTCAGGAAATTAGAAGGAACTACCAATTGGAATAGAGCAAATGATGTAAACAACAATAAAATCCGAGTTTGTACATTTTATCTTTACTGCAATACAAACATTTTCCtctatgtatgtatgtatgcgtactatatagggtgtttacaaaaaaggtgattttctaataaattttcattacaatGTGGCCAGTACCaaaaatcgtaaaaaatgtgtacaatttttttttcttcaaccttTATCTTGAATACGGATAGCATTACGAACATTTTTCACTTGGCAAACcccaattatttttcagttctcTACCTATCCTAGAGACACAGGGTCACCTTTATTCGAAACAATCTGTATATTCAATATACAAACGGAAAATTAGAAATTTCACACATAATACGTCATAACACACCAATTTTACGTTAGAATTTATACACAACGAAAACATAGTGTCAGAAGAAGAGTTCCCTATTATGCAAGTCTGAAAGCTTTCAATAGCATCCCAAATCATATCAAAAATTCCATAGAATCTACATTTTCATAACTTCAAGATTTCAATTGCAACTCAACTGTAAAAAtaagaaattgtgaaaaattagtaatattttttaataaattgataaATATCAATGACTCTTAAAATGGACTTGGCAATGAGGTTTTTGCTAAAAcagaaatattgtttttattttcacatttcgatGATCAAACTAGTGAAATTGTCTAAAAGCATTCTTAAAAAAATTTGGATTagctttcaaatttattttgagCCGTttataaattattaattgatatgGAGGAAGTCCATGTACAGTATAGAATTTTCAATTCGTTCTTGGTGAATACGCCAATagaatattcatgaaaaatcgTCTATGAAAGGCACACGCAGCACCGGTGAATATACGAgggtaaataataaaattatttatattctaACATCATGGACAACACAGAGTTAGAAAATTTCACTCTTCTTAATGTTTACATTTACTCGCTTTTTGGTTTGTTCTATACCGGGGGTGCCCAACAGGTCGATGGCGGCTATAAGTCGAACGACGATTAGACAGACTATTCTATTGGCGCCCCATCATGTACTTCTGCTACTTTTTCATTTAAAACAATTTTATAACTGGCAGATCTCGGAGGGTTTCGTCAGTAAATAGAAGAACTGGTGTCTCATCAAGTTGGCCACCCCATTCAGGAAGCCAAGTAGGTACTtgatgtgtacagggtgggcaaaatttttGGTCAAATTTGAGGGGTGCCATTTTATACCATTTACAATTATAGGGGAACACCaccaaaaacttttttcaattgcatACTCGCTCCCGTAGTCTCAGTTGTCTGATTTCtgagaaaaaattgcttttcaggtgccatttATTGGGAGGTGTATCTAAGCAGAGGGTGCTAAAAAAAACAAGTTTATATAGAAGACCAACACTATTTATTGCAAAgaatcaccccttaaattttttcaaaactattcATTCCCACCCTATATTTACGGGTTGATTCCAATTACACATGAATCTTGGAAGCGAATGCATTCAGTGGTTTcatttcagcagattttttctgaaaaattttctttatttttcgctCTATGCTTCAAATATCCATTTTCAAATCATACAACTAATTCTTTTCAACATTTGATACAAATAGTCTTGCTTTTTTCATACATATCAAGTCTTTTaccgatgaaaaaaaaaacaaaattataaccAAAACTGGTAAAAGTAGAAAACATCGATGAGGAATCATAGAACACGGAAACTTTCCGCTCATCCCCCGGTTGAGGTATCTAGCGCTACACTGTATTAATGAGGGACAAAAATCCCGAAACCAGCCTCCACTTGTGTTTAGAAGTTTtcaacttctctgggattttcTACGCTTGCTCATATTATTGGAGCGAACATTCTACGGAATTGTCGTTCTCTAATTTGATAGTTATGAGGTGCCCGGTTGGCATCTGGAGGAGTACTGTGTACTCCACTTCCATATTAGAACAATAATGCTCTAGTTCCGaagaaaaaatacgaaaaacaAGTTCAAATGGACTTTTTGCCAAAAACGTCGGTTGAGATGGACCAATTGATGACTGATGAGGTGTATTTTAACTCTGTCCGTCTGACAACACCGTATCTTGCTAGAGCAAATAGCCTTTTCCGAAGATTTTGGAATCATAGACATCTAAATTTTtctaaatattcaacaaaatattgatGCAATCAAACCTCATGATCTAAAAatatatatagaaaaaaaaacatttacaGTGAAACCTCTCCTTGCGGACACCTCTATTAAGCGGACACTCCCTTTAAGCGGACAAATTTTCCGGAACAATAGCGTTACTTATGTCTTTACGTACAAAATCAACTCCTATAACCGGACACTCTAATAACCGGACGCGGACAACTTTCTTGGTTCCAAAAATACTGTGACCTCCCTTAACCGGACGCGAACCTCTAGCAACCGAGTTGTATTATGTAGCAAAATAATATTTGTACATTGGTAACACTGCACTGTGTAACCGGGGAATTACCGTTTTTCGTTTACATGCGAGTATGGACTCGGGGATTTCATTCGTATAACATTAAGTTTTGCAAGATCACCGAAGGTTACGTATTTAATTTTCACCATCAACCAAGTTAGTGTTTAATTTTTATTGTGCTATTGTTACTGTTGTGTTACTGTTGAAATGGCACCTAGGAAAAAACTTCTTAGTTTGGGTGAAAAAATGGAAGTTATCAATACTTCTGAAAAGGAAAATTTGTCAGTCAGGAAGCTCGCCGAAAAATTCAGCATAGGAAAGACACAAGCCGCTGAAATCATCAAgaataaaaacaatattcgtCTGCAATGGGAGTCAGGAagcaataataataaaaaagggAGTTTTTAAGATCTGATGGGCTTAAAATTGACAAAGTGTGTTTTGATTGGTTTTCTCGTTCTCGCAGCCAAAACATTCCTATATCAGGAAGTTTAGTGAAAGCTAAAGCTCAGGAAATAGCAGAGAAATCAAATGTGGCGAACTTTCGGGCGTCTAATGGTTGGCTGGAAAAATGGCGTAAGAGACATGCCATAAGTTTTAAGTGTATTTCCGGAGAATCAGCAGATGTCAGTCAAGAAGACGTCAATCAGTTCAAAATTAAATTGCCATCGCTACTTCTTGGGTATCGACCAGAAGATGTGTACAACGCCGATGAAACTGGCCTTTTCTTCCGAGCCTTACCGGAAAAAACCCTTGCCTTTAGATCTGAAAAATGTATTGGTGGAAAGCTTTCCAAGGAAAGGctaacaattttattttgtgcTAATATGGCAGGACAAAAAGAAGATATGTTGGTGATTGGAAAGGCGGCCCGGCCTAGGGCATTCAAAAATGTACCAATGAAAGATTTACCGGTTATGTGGAAGTTTAACAAAAAAGCATGGATGACACAAGACATTATGAGTGAATGGTTGCTCAaatttgatttaaaaatgaggAAACAAAAGcgaaaaattttgttatttttggaTAACGCAGGGTCCCACCCACGTGAGGTGAAGCTACAAAATATAAAAGTTATCTTTCTACCTCCTAATACTACATCAATGTGTCAACCTCTGGATCAGGGTAtcatacaaaatttcaaattcttttaTCGAGGCTCAATATTGAAGCACATATTATCAAAAATGGATCAAGTAAAATCTGCTTCAGAGTTAGCAAAGTCCATAAATGTTTTAGAAGCCCTTTATTACATGAAAACAGCCTGGAATAAAGTTTCGTCAGCAACAATACAAAATTGTTTCAGAAAAGCTGGTTTTCACAAAAGTAATGGCGATACTGCATCAGTTGAATGGGATTCAGAAGATTATCTTCCTTTATCTACGATTGCTCAGATAGAAGGGTGTGCCAAAGAAATGcaaatttctcaagaaaatcTTGAAAGTTATGTTGGCATCGACGATATTACAGCAACGGAAGAAATGACTTTCAACCTTGACGAGGCGATTGAAAATATGATTGACCAGCAAAATTCACCAGATGAAAAAGAAGACAGCGATCTCGAGCTTGATACTGTTGAAAACAATAATAACACTATTACTTCATGTAGTCAGGCTTTGAAGGTGATCAATGATTTAAAAATCTTCGCAAATGACGACTACATTGCCTTTCAACATTTAAAAAATTTGGAAGATCATTATCAATCCAAAATTTTTAAGCAAAAAATGCAAAATATGCGGCAATCGAGCATTTTAGAATTCATAAATAAGTAAATTATATACAAAATATGTATGAACAATATGTATGCATTCATAATTCTAATAAATGTTTGTGTTAAAATTTCTTACTCTTTTACACACCCATTAAGGATGACAACTCTAATAAGCGGACACCTCTAATAACCGGACAAAATATGCGGAACCGTGAGTGTCCGCTTATTAGAGGTTTCACTGTAGTTGATATTTATTCGTCAGTGTTGCTTATGTTCAGCATAATCCTTCGAAACCTGATTATAGATCTGCATATCAGCCCTCTGTATATCGGCCTGTTACTCAACACcggaattcttttgaaatatgcATAGGGAAGAAAATGAGGGAGTTCTTCCTATTTGAAAGATGCACTGTCCATTGAAGGAAGATTGAATCATCAATATTTTATGCGCTTGTTTCAAATCAAAAGCGAGCAAACCTTCAGTAACCCTCGTCGTCATTTCCTCATTTTCCGAATTGGGCTGGAATGAGTAGATATACCTACATACATAGTCTTTCCATAAACAGAATAGTGTGCgtctttcatatattttttaaaaGCCCCTGCTGAGATACAAAGCCCTCTAAGGATGACACCTAAAAAacaaatcttaatttttttattaaaaaccaGAAATACGTCGTGCATATTTTAGATAGAATTGATTAGCTattgttttttttaatgattgtCATCCAGTGGCGGTTTCAGGAAGAATTTCTTGTTGCTTATATTTTTATGTTATATttagtatttatgaaatatttttttttcctttttggaACTAGCCCCCAAAGCCAATCGGCTGGAAACGCCCCTGTCATCAAACTGTGGCTACATTCGTTTTGGAGGCTGTGGAGTGTGGGCCCTCGAGGATTATACAACTTAAACCACCAGGATGCAAGGAATTGTAATTGCATATTAGTGTAATTGATTTGATACAGTCCACTCATAGTTCATTTCCACTTgcattaacaccctgtataacctaTACTATACAGTGCGATTCtctaacttggaataaattGAGAGAACCAAAGACAGTTTT from Coccinella septempunctata chromosome 1, icCocSept1.1, whole genome shotgun sequence includes:
- the LOC123323019 gene encoding tigger transposable element-derived protein 6-like; protein product: MAPRKKLLSLGEKMEVINTSEKENLSVRKLAEKFSIGKTQAAEIIKNKNNIRLVKAKAQEIAEKSNVANFRASNGWLEKWRKRHAISFKCISGESADVSQEDVNQFKIKLPSLLLGYRPEDVYNADETGLFFRALPEKTLAFRSEKCIGGKLSKERLTILFCANMAGQKEDMLVIGKAARPRAFKNVPMKDLPVMWKFNKKAWMTQDIMSEWLLKFDLKMRKQKRKILLFLDNAGSHPREVKLQNIKVIFLPPNTTSMCQPLDQGIIQNFKFFYRGSILKHILSKMDQVKSASELAKSINVLEALYYMKTAWNKVSSATIQNCFRKAGFHKSNGDTASVEWDSEDYLPLSTIAQIEGCAKEMQISQENLESYVGIDDITATEEMTFNLDEAIENMIDQQNSPDEKEDSDLELDTVENNNNTITSCSQALKVINDLKIFANDDYIAFQHLKNLEDHYQSKIFKQKMQNMRQSSILEFINK